In Papaver somniferum cultivar HN1 chromosome 1, ASM357369v1, whole genome shotgun sequence, a genomic segment contains:
- the LOC113310673 gene encoding serine/threonine-protein kinase RHS3-like translates to MASKPSKKQETNEISSNQSEKAPCEPKRRNPREPKRMDQIPKGSMSAPSLPPFDPRRTDSFSKNSMSSAYDEQTEWKEGDYTLQGNINSTSSDPSSDYKNMELNSSSTDNSNRSSPEHVKGDPALKNGMDLTGNQQPGYPKGNSAIADNGVNSSTNQKTVIHSETTTAAASTNKKSGELKVNDTVTSQSNMSNNSRSNSLDSSAPFKPHTGGDGRWDAIQLANARESPLGLSHFRLLKRLGYGDIGSVYLVELRGTNAFFAMKVMDKASLVSRNKLLRAQTEREILGLLDHPFLPTLYSYFETDKFYCLVMEFCSGGNLHSLRQKQPNKYFSEHAARFYASEILLALEYLHMLGIVYRDLKPENVLVREEGHIMLSDFDLSLRCSSSPTLVKSSSVNVSTTGGILDSEFAVHGCIQPSSFFPRILPKKSRKSKSDFGLFAGGSLPELMAEPTHARSMSFVGTHEYLAPEIIRGEGHGSAVDWWTFGIFLYELLHGTTPFKGSGNRATLFNVVGQPLKFPDAPNVSVNAKDLIRGLLVKDPQKRIAYRRGATEIKQHPFFEGVNWALVRSAAPPHVPEPVDFAQFASKEAVHTEKKVAAENGGGASANKSDSQDPAYLDFEYF, encoded by the exons ATGGCGTCAAAGCCTAGTAAGAAGCAGGAGACAAATGAG ATTAGCAGCAATCAATCCGAAAAGGCACCATGTGAACCGAAAAGAAGGAATCCTAGAGAACCAAAGAGAATGGATCAAATTCCGAAAGGTAGCATGAGTGCACCTAGTCTACCACCATTTGACCCAAGAAGAACGGATTCATTCTCTAAAAACAGTATGAGCTCAGCATACGACGAGCAGACTGAATGGAAGGAAGGTGATTATACTCTCCAGGGCAATATAAATTCAACAAGTAGTGACCCATCTAGTGATTATAAGAATATGGAATTGAATTCATCATCAACTGATAATAGCAATAGGTCGTCGCCCGAACACGTAAAAGGAGATCCAGCGTTAAAAAACGGTATGGATTTAACAGGTAACCAACAACCAGGTTATCCAAAAGGAAATAGTGCAATTGCAGATAATGGTGTCAACTCATCTACTAATCAGAAAACAGTTATACATTCagaaacaacaacagcagcagcatcgACCAACAAAAAGTCAGGGGAGTTGAAAGTGAACGACACTGTCACTAGTCAAAGTAACATGTCAAACAATTCTCGTAGCAACAGCTTAGATTCTAGTGCACCTTTCAAGCCCCACACTGGTGGGGATGGTCGCTGGGACGCCATACAACTTGCTAATGCTAGAGAATCACCTCTTGGTTTAAGCCATTTCCGGCTTCTCAAGCGCCTTGGATATGGTGACATCGGAAGTGTTTATCTTGTTGAACTCAGAGGAACTAATGCATTCTTTGCCATGAAAGTAATGGATAAGGCCTCCCTTGTTAGTAGAAACAAGCTACTTCGAGCACAGACAGAACGAGAGATTCTTGGGCTACTTGATCACCCTTTCTTGCCTACTTTGTATTCCTATTTCGAGACAGATAAATTCTATTGTCTGGTCATGGAGTTTTGCAGTGGTGGAAATCTACATTCTCTTCGACAGAAACAGCCAAACAAATACTTTAGCGAGCATGCAGCAAG GTTCTATGCTTCAGAGATATTGCTGGCACTTGAATATCTACACATGCTTGGGATCGTGTATAGAGATTTGAAGCCAGAAAATGTACTTGTGAGGGAGGAAGGACATATAATGCTCTCTGACTTCGACCTTTCGTTACGTTGCTCCAGCAGCCCAACGCTGGTCAAGTCATCATCTGTGAATGTAAGCACTACTGGTGGCATACTCGATAGCGAATTTGCAGTGCATGGTTGTATCCAGCCATCAAGCTTCTTCCCTCGTATCCTACCAAAGAAGAGTCGTAAATCTAAATCAGATTTCGGTCTCTTTGCCGGTGGATCCCTTCCTGAATTGATGGCAGAGCCCACACATGCTCGTTCCATGTCTTTTGTTGGGACACATGAATACTTGGCTCCTGAGATAATTCGTGGTGAGGGTCATGGTAGCGCGGTGGATTGGTGGACATTTGGTATTTTTCTCTACGAATTACTACATGGAACAACTCCTTTCAAGGGATCTGGAAATAGGGCAACGTTATTTAATGTAGTTGGCCAACCTCTGAAATTCCCGGACGCACCAAACGTGAGTGTTAATGCCAAGGATCTTATTCGTGGTCTCCTTGTCAAGGACCCACAAAAGAGAATTGCATACCGAAGAGGTGCCACAGAGATTAAACAACATCCATTCTTTGAAGGAGTTAACTGGGCTCTGGTTCGAAGTGCAGCCCCACCTCACGTCCCCGAACCTGTAGATTTTGCACAGTTTGCTAGTAAGGAAGCAGTTCATACAGAGAAAAAGGTAGCAGCTGAAAATGGTGGCGGTGCTTCTGCAAATAAGAGTGATTCTCAAGATCCCGCATACCTTGATTTCGAATACTTTTAG